From the genome of Saccharicrinis carchari, one region includes:
- a CDS encoding NfeD family protein: protein MYTIVIVLLILLGLFLLILELFVLPGVTFAGLGGALFIGVGIFMAYSQFGQAGGNAVLIATVSLSVLVIVWSLRSGTWNKLMLNSSVDSKVEVKEDNDIKVGDEGIAISRLNPVGKAIINNIIVEARCPGQFIDEDTPLEVQKVFKTYIIVKPKI from the coding sequence ATGTACACCATTGTAATTGTGCTGCTTATTTTACTGGGACTGTTTCTCCTGATACTGGAACTTTTCGTGTTACCCGGAGTTACCTTTGCCGGTTTGGGTGGTGCTTTGTTTATAGGGGTAGGTATTTTTATGGCCTACAGCCAATTTGGACAAGCAGGAGGGAATGCTGTTTTAATTGCCACAGTAAGTCTTTCGGTTTTGGTAATTGTATGGTCCTTGCGCTCCGGAACCTGGAACAAATTGATGCTTAATTCTTCCGTCGATAGTAAGGTGGAGGTAAAAGAAGACAATGACATCAAAGTGGGTGATGAAGGCATAGCTATCAGTCGTTTAAATCCGGTTGGCAAAGCCATCATAAACAATATTATAGTAGAAGCGCGTTGTCCGGGACAGTTTATAGATGAAGACACCCCGCTCGAAGTACAAAAAGTTTTTAAAACATATATAATCGTTAAACCTAAAATTTAA
- the floA gene encoding flotillin-like protein FloA (flotillin-like protein involved in membrane lipid rafts), producing MEEGFGFFGLLAVIIVLFFLFLYYVPILLWFSALVSGVRISLVQLILMRVRKVPPALIVRALIEAHKAGLKDVKRDDLEAHFLAGGHIASVVHALVSAAKANIDLSFQMATAIDLAGRDVFQAVQMSVNPKVIDTPPVAAVAKDGIQLIAKARVTVRANIKQLVGGAGEETVLARVGEGIVSSIGSSMSHKAVLENPDSISKRVLGKGLDAGTAFEILSIDIADIDIGKNIGAVLQMDQAEADKNIAQAKAEERRAMAVALEQEMKAKAQEARAKVIEAEAEVPLAMADAFRNGNLGVMDYLKIKNVEADTSMRDSISKSPQDKPDKNK from the coding sequence ATGGAGGAAGGCTTCGGATTTTTTGGTCTGTTAGCAGTCATTATTGTACTGTTCTTTTTATTTCTTTATTATGTTCCCATACTGCTTTGGTTTTCGGCCTTGGTTTCAGGTGTGCGAATTTCGCTGGTACAGCTTATTTTAATGCGGGTACGTAAAGTGCCACCAGCTTTAATCGTACGTGCTCTGATAGAAGCCCATAAAGCCGGACTAAAGGATGTTAAGCGCGACGATTTGGAGGCTCACTTTTTGGCTGGAGGACATATTGCCAGTGTGGTTCACGCCTTGGTTTCCGCCGCAAAAGCAAACATCGACCTCTCATTTCAAATGGCCACAGCCATCGACCTTGCCGGGCGCGATGTTTTTCAGGCAGTTCAAATGTCGGTAAACCCAAAGGTTATAGATACCCCCCCCGTTGCAGCCGTAGCCAAGGATGGTATTCAGCTTATCGCTAAAGCCAGAGTTACTGTTAGAGCCAACATAAAGCAACTGGTAGGTGGAGCCGGGGAAGAAACGGTTCTGGCTCGTGTAGGTGAAGGGATTGTTTCCTCAATAGGTTCTTCCATGTCACATAAAGCAGTGCTCGAAAATCCCGACTCCATATCCAAAAGAGTGTTAGGAAAAGGTCTGGATGCCGGTACAGCTTTTGAAATTCTTTCGATAGACATAGCAGATATTGATATTGGCAAAAATATTGGAGCCGTGTTACAGATGGATCAGGCCGAAGCCGATAAAAATATTGCCCAGGCAAAAGCCGAAGAAAGAAGAGCTATGGCTGTTGCTTTAGAGCAGGAAATGAAGGCGAAAGCACAAGAGGCAAGAGCGAAAGTAATTGAGGCCGAAGCTGAGGTACCCTTGGCTATGGCCGATGCTTTTAGAAATGGCAATCTGGGCGTGATGGACTATCTAAAAATTAAAAATGTAGAAGCTGACACTTCGATGCGGGATTCAATTTCAAAATCACCGCAGGATAAACCAGATAAAAATAAATAA
- a CDS encoding ATP-dependent Clp protease adaptor ClpS, with amino-acid sequence MVASGKEWESGRLNKNNGCNKILVLHNDNINSFEYVIDCLCEICDHDGIQAEQCAILTHFTGKCQIKIGELDELAPLQNQLTDKNLVVSID; translated from the coding sequence ATGGTAGCGTCCGGAAAAGAATGGGAAAGCGGTCGTTTAAACAAAAATAACGGCTGCAACAAAATATTGGTTTTACACAACGACAACATAAATTCATTTGAATATGTTATCGACTGTTTGTGCGAGATTTGTGACCACGACGGCATACAAGCCGAACAATGTGCAATTTTGACGCACTTTACAGGTAAATGCCAAATTAAGATAGGGGAATTAGACGAACTTGCACCTCTCCAAAACCAATTGACAGATAAAAACCTTGTTGTTTCAATAGATTGA
- the amrB gene encoding AmmeMemoRadiSam system protein B, giving the protein MLSIQREPVVAGTFYSSYSDELIAQLKYCYDKAEGNPSDNIAALVVPHAGYSYSGVVAASAYTQINREAEYKNIFIIGSSHHVAFNGASVYNKGHYKTPLGVAPVNLQLANDLIDSSKCFVFNREAHSEEHSIEVQLPFLQYRIKHLNQIVPIIIGAKNYGTCKTVAEALRPYFNGENLFIFSTDLSHYPTDEAARIIDAQTVNAICQNDSKRLIDHLNKNNNSTIPNMLTSLCGWSSVLTLLYLTEGKSQYRYRRIKYMNSSESMHRQKERVVGYQSILIEDIERKWGFVSHKNKKALLKTAKNAIQRQLGFNKEKPTLKNMDDLDQFRGAFVSIYVEGKLRGCVGQFSSEKGLPALVESLATASAFNDERFPPVSAREIKNMRVEISILTPMRKIYSIEDIQLGKHGVHLEKDGKKGTFLPQVATKTGWNLIELLGHLARDKAHIGWDGWRKADLYVFEAIVFSN; this is encoded by the coding sequence ATGCTAAGCATCCAAAGAGAACCTGTGGTGGCAGGCACGTTTTACAGTTCCTATTCGGACGAATTGATTGCACAATTGAAATATTGCTACGACAAAGCAGAAGGCAACCCTTCAGATAATATAGCTGCTTTGGTTGTTCCACATGCCGGATATTCTTATTCAGGAGTTGTTGCAGCAAGCGCCTATACACAAATTAATAGAGAGGCCGAATATAAAAACATATTCATCATTGGATCAAGTCATCATGTAGCATTCAATGGAGCCTCGGTGTACAATAAAGGACATTACAAAACTCCCTTGGGTGTAGCTCCTGTGAACCTACAATTGGCCAATGATTTAATTGACAGCAGCAAATGTTTTGTTTTTAACCGGGAGGCGCATTCCGAAGAGCATAGTATTGAAGTACAATTACCTTTTTTACAGTACCGAATTAAACATTTAAACCAGATAGTACCCATTATTATAGGCGCTAAAAATTATGGTACTTGCAAAACTGTTGCCGAAGCGTTACGCCCATATTTTAACGGTGAAAACTTATTTATATTTAGTACTGACTTATCACATTATCCTACGGATGAGGCAGCCAGGATAATAGATGCACAAACCGTAAACGCGATATGCCAAAACGATAGCAAAAGACTAATAGATCATCTCAATAAAAATAATAACAGCACCATACCCAATATGCTCACCTCTCTTTGTGGGTGGAGTTCTGTATTAACCCTGCTATACCTAACTGAAGGTAAAAGCCAATACAGGTACCGGCGAATCAAATATATGAATTCCTCTGAATCCATGCATAGGCAAAAGGAAAGGGTTGTAGGGTATCAGTCCATATTGATTGAAGATATAGAAAGAAAATGGGGTTTTGTAAGCCATAAGAATAAAAAAGCATTATTAAAAACAGCAAAAAACGCCATTCAAAGACAGCTTGGATTTAATAAAGAAAAACCCACACTTAAAAATATGGACGACCTGGACCAGTTCAGAGGTGCCTTTGTATCTATTTATGTTGAGGGAAAGCTACGGGGGTGCGTAGGTCAGTTCTCCTCTGAAAAAGGCCTACCGGCTTTAGTTGAATCGCTGGCCACGGCTTCCGCATTCAACGATGAAAGGTTCCCTCCTGTGTCAGCACGGGAAATTAAAAACATGCGTGTAGAGATATCAATCCTCACCCCCATGCGTAAAATTTACAGTATCGAAGATATTCAGTTGGGTAAGCATGGGGTACACTTAGAGAAAGATGGCAAAAAAGGAACTTTCCTTCCGCAAGTAGCCACTAAAACAGGCTGGAACCTCATAGAATTGCTAGGCCATCTGGCTCGTGACAAAGCACATATAGGTTGGGATGGCTGGCGCAAGGCAGATTTATATGTTTTTGAAGCAATTGTATTTTCAAACTAA